One genomic window of Arachis stenosperma cultivar V10309 chromosome 10, arast.V10309.gnm1.PFL2, whole genome shotgun sequence includes the following:
- the LOC130957003 gene encoding uncharacterized protein LOC130957003, which yields MVSEDNFLVLVHHRGSIKRKTRSGVKFTDKDHLCIIDTVKYDCFTIGSDEDLQVMFHCRRQFPEVRTPELLAKLVDVVSNSGGSNQNTNTLATVAGSSSRPAVASSPVPAYEPPSQPVASPSFAVNLNGSVGDEVGTGEFIPTSVQCAAPAGVGDGLFDDLEDNDVEPDMIADGSGDDIGASQPAGVGGGSSSGTQQYPPHFSSLDLDAMRPDEVPGQHVGFGARDAEGSAGMTEFQVGQQFQDKDEALLSVKTYSIHRGIQYKVVESDYRRYVGKCSEFGNGCTWLIRLSLRQRKGIWEVKWYNGPHTCLASSISSNHRSLDYHVISAFIMPMVRADVSVSIKVLLNATASHYGFRPTYRRVWLAKQKAVAVIYGDWDESYNELPRWVLGVQVTMPVSVAVLKTSPVRVGGQLDESQAYFHRLFWTFSPCIEAFRHCKPLVSIDGTHLYGKYGGTLLVAIAQDQNSNILPVAFALVEGENAESWSFFLSHLRQHMTPQPGLLVISDRHNGIKAALEAPDRGWLPPAAYRAFCIRHVAANFALTFKDKDARRLLVNAAYAKTEVEFEYWFDILHSEDPAMCDWANRIEYSLWTQ from the exons ATGGTTAGTGAGGACAATTTTCTAGTGTTGGTTCACCACAGAGGATCGATTAAGAGAAAAACTCGTTCCGGTGTGAAGTTCACCGATAAGGATCATCTCTGTATTATC GATACCGTGAAGTATGATTGTTTCACGATCGGGAGTGATGAGGACTTGCAGGTCATGTTTCATTGTCGCCGGCAGTTTCCCGAAGTGAGGACACCAGAGCTGTTGGCAAAGTTGGTTGATGTGGTATCCAACTCGGGGGGTTCGAACCAGAATACCAACACTTTAGCCACGGTTGCCGGTTCTAGCTCCAGACCTGCCGTTGCTTCTTCCCCCGTCCCTGCATACGAGCCACCCAGCCAGCCTGTCGCCTCCCCTTCGTTCGCTGTTAATCTCAACGGCAGTGTTGGCGACGAGGTTGGAACAGGAGAATTTATACCGACCTCTGTACAGTGTGCTGCACCGGCTGGGGTTGGAGATGGATTGTTTGATGATCTAGAGGACAATGATGTCGAGCCGGATATGATTGCTGATGGCAGTGGCGATGATATTGGAGCGAGTCAGCCTGCAGGGGTAGGCGGTGGTTCTAGCTCTGGCACACAGCAGTACCCTCCacatttttcatctttggacctGGATGCCATGAGGCCTGACGAGGTACCTGGGCAGCATGTTGGATTTGGCGCTAGAGATGCAGAAGGGTCTGCTGGTATGACAGAGTTTCAAGTTGGTCAGCAATTTCAGGATAAAGATGAGGCCTTGTTAAGTGTGAAGACTTACAGCATCCATCGAGGGATACAGTACAAGGTAGTGGAGTCTGATTATCGCCGGTATGTGGGCAAGTGTTCTGAGTTCGGGAATGGGTGCACATGGTTGATTAGGCTGAGTCTCCGGCAGCGCAAGGGCATTTGGGAGGTCAAATGGTACAATGGACCGCATACTTGTCTGGCCAGCTCCATCTCCAGCAATCACAGGAGTTTGGATTATCATGTGATATCTGCCTTTATTATGCCAATGGTTAGGGCTGATGTATCCGTCAGCATCAAGGTGCTCCTAAATGCGACGGCCTCACACTATGGGTTCAGGCCGACGTACAGGAGGGTCTGGTTGGCGAAGCAGAAGGCTGTTGCCGTCATTTATGGTGACTGGGATGAGTCGTACAACGAGCTCCCAAGGTGGGTGTTAGGAGTGCAGGTGACCATGCCTGTTTCTGTTGCAGTGCTTAAGACTAGCCCTGTTCGAGTTGGGGGACAGCTAGACGAGTCTCAGGCTTATTTTCACAGACTGTTCTGGACTTTCTCACCGTGTATCGAGGCATTTCGTCATTGCAAGCCGTTGGTGAGTATTGACGGCACCCACCTATATGGCAAGTATGGGGGTACGTTGCTTGTAGCGATTGCACAGGACCAGAACTCCAACATACTCCCTGTTGCATTCGCACTAGTCGAGGGTGAGAATGCTGAGTCATGGTCATTCTTTCTCTCCCATCTCCGTCAGCACATGACACCACAGCCGGGTCTGCTTGTTATTTCTGACAGGCATAACGGCATCAAGGCCGCACTTGAGGCTCCCGACAGGGGCTGGCTACCTCCAGCTGCATACCGGGCATTCTGCATTCGACACGTAGCAGCAAATTTTGCCCTCACCTTCAAGGACAAAGACGCAAGGAGGCTTCTTGTGAATGCTGCCTATGCTAAGACCGAGGTCGAGTTCGAATACTGGTTTGATATTCTACACTCGGAAGACCCGGCGATGTGTGATTGGGCGAACCGGATTGAATATTCATTGTGGACACAGTAA
- the LOC130954625 gene encoding jasmonate-induced oxygenase 4-like, protein MVEVDPVFVQAAEHRPKASITIAEGIPLIDLSPINYQDDEEATRLKSSSPVWNIIEEIGRACKEWGFFQVINHKVPLEKRQRIEDAAKKFFGLSLEEKLKVRRDDRNVLGYFEAEHTKNVRDWKEIYDFNVQQPTFIPPSHDHHHDDINIQFHWDNRWPLNPPHFREACEDYAEEVEKLAYKLMELIALSLGLAPNRFRGFFKHNTSNIRLNHYPPCPYPHLALGLGRHKDTGVLTVLNQDDVGGLQVRRKSDGEWITVKPISNSFIINVGDMIQVWSNDAYESVEHRVMVNSERDRFSIPFFLKPALYTDVEPLQELINDMNPPKYKAINWGKFRIARMRSNFTKSNVENLQIYHFKLSP, encoded by the exons ATGGTAGAGGTAGACCCAGTTTTTGTGCAAGCAGCAGAACACAGACCCAAAGCTTCAATAACCATAGCCGAAGGAATCCCTTTAATTGATCTGTCTCCCATAAACTACCAAGATGATGAAGAAGCCACAAGATTGAAATCATCATCACCAGTTTGGAATATTATTGAAGAAATAGGGAGAGCATGCAAAGAATGGGGTTTCTTTCAGGTGATCAATCACAAGGTACCTTTAGAGAAGAGGCAGAGGATTGAAGATGCTGCGAAGAAGTTCTTTGGTCTTAGTTTGGAGGAGAAGCTGAAGGTTAGAAGGGATGATAGGAACGTGCTTGGTTACTTTGAAGCAGAGCATACCAAGAACGTTAGGGATTGGAAGGAGATTTATGATTTCAATGTTCAACAACCTACTTTCATTCCACCAtctcatgatcatcatcatGATGACATAAATATTCAGTTTCATTGGGATAATCGTTGGCCTCTCAATCCTCCTCACTTTAG AGAAGCATGCGAAGACTATGCAGAAGAAGTGGAGAAACTGGCCTATAAGCTGATGGAACTGATTGCACTGAGCTTAGGGTTAGCACCAAATAGGTTCCGTGGCTTCTTCAAACACAACACAAGTAATATCAGACTGAATCATTATCCACCTTGCCCTTACCCTCATTTGGCACTTGGTCTTGGGCGCCACAAGGACACTGGAGTGTTAACTGTGCTTAATCAAGATGATGTTGGTGGTCTTCAAGTTAGACGAAAATCTGATGGAGAGTGGATCACAGTCAAACCCATTTCCAATTCTTTCATCATCAATGTTGGTGATATGATTCAG GTTTGGAGCAATGATGCATATGAAAGTGTAGAGCACAGGGTGATGGTAAACTCAGAGAGAGACAGGTTTTCCATTCCATTCTTCTTGAAGCCAGCATTGTACACTGATGTGGAACCTCTACAAGAGTTGATAAACGACATGAACCCTCCAAAGTATAAAGCAATCAACTGGGGCAAGTTCCGCATTGCAAGAATGAGAAGTAATTTTACCAAGTCCAATGTTGAAAATCTCCAAATTTATCACTTCAAGTTGTCCCCGTAA
- the LOC130957004 gene encoding uncharacterized protein LOC130957004 translates to MASNNPFIVVELYPNCRMRNGDNGVTFKCQDPILFCTQRVETLSVLKSLILSKLEGTQEKEIERVAYRLLAPMGNGVFRFLLFRLHGDEHVRLMFDIHGRIMCEQDDHSLAPPPIHVAIPENEAEEGEEKSDEDYVADSVDSESFDGGDEDEFVPKTPAGDVPRHMLPPPHPIPALSAVPSHYHSLDLDAMHERIPILDTCGMDYNLDGSVEFRVGHRFRSREEVLQGVKNYSIRRSVEYRVIESNWLKYHVQCRQADSGCQWSLHVALSQNLGYW, encoded by the exons ATGGCCAGTAACAATCCATTCATAGTTGTGGAGCTTTATCCGAATTGTCGTATGAGAAATGGCGACAACGGGGTAACATTTAAATGTCAGGATCCGATATTATTTTGCACTCAGCGTGTGGAGACGTTGTCGGTTTtgaagagtttgatattgagcaaGCTTGAGGGGACACAAGAGAAGGAAATCGAAAGGGTGGCGTATAGGTTGCTGGCACCCATGGGAAATGGAGTCTTCCGGTTTCTGCTATTTCGACTTCACGGGGACGAGCATGTGCGACTGATGTTCGACATTCACGGGAGGATCATGTGTGAACAG GATGACCATTCTCTCGCACCACCGCCCATTCATGTCGCCATTCCAGAGAATGAGGCAGAGGAGGGTGAGGAGAAGTCGGACGAGGACTACGTGGCAGACAGTGTAGACAGTGAGTCTTTCGATGGCGGCGATGAGGATGAGTTTGTGCCGAAGACACCTGCAGGGGATGTGCCGCGCCATATGCTGCCTCCACCTCACCCGATTCCGGCACTATCAGCTGTACCAAGTCACTATCACAGTCTAGATTTGGACGCCATGCATGAGAGGATCCCGATTTTGGACACCTGTGGAATGGATTACAATCTGGACGGCAGTGTGGAGTTTCGGGTCGGACACAGGTTCAGAAGCCGAGAGGAGGTGCTTCAAGGTGTGAAGAACTACAGTATTCGCAGGAGTGTTGAGTACCGGGTGATTGAGTCTAACTGGTTAAAGTACCATGTGCAGTGTCGTCAAGCCGACAGTGGGTGTCAATGGAGCCTCCATGTGGCCCTTAGTCAGAATCTCGGATACTGGTAA